The Latilactobacillus sakei subsp. sakei DSM 20017 = JCM 1157 genome includes a window with the following:
- a CDS encoding nucleoside 2-deoxyribosyltransferase: MSTNKKIYLAGPFFSPEQIERLDKVAALLAQNPTVETESIFRPNQHSYSEAEFGSFEWQTATFGFDIRQIDQADLVVAVLDYQTESGQFEPDSGTMWECGYAFAHNKPVVLARYKDDLPINLMLSGSATAVFNGDADLTNLATYDFNALQTKYVATKIY; encoded by the coding sequence ATGTCTACCAACAAAAAAATCTATCTCGCAGGTCCTTTTTTTAGTCCTGAACAAATCGAAAGACTCGACAAGGTTGCGGCCCTCCTAGCGCAAAATCCAACAGTTGAGACCGAAAGTATTTTCCGCCCCAATCAACATAGCTATTCAGAAGCTGAATTTGGTAGTTTTGAATGGCAAACCGCTACTTTCGGATTTGATATTCGCCAAATTGATCAAGCTGATCTCGTTGTAGCAGTATTAGACTATCAAACAGAATCAGGTCAATTTGAACCCGACTCAGGAACGATGTGGGAATGCGGTTATGCTTTTGCCCATAACAAACCCGTTGTTTTAGCACGTTATAAAGATGATTTACCGATTAACTTAATGTTATCCGGTAGTGCGACAGCTGTCTTCAACGGCGATGCAGATCTTACTAATCTAGCAACTTACGACTTTAACGCGCTTCAAACTAAATACGTTGCAACTAAAATTTATTAA
- a CDS encoding glycoside hydrolase family 1 protein — protein MIKFPEYFMWGAATSAPQSEGYALNYGKSASTWDKWFEMHPEKFNGDQGPDSASDTYRLYKEDVQNMQKIGLNSFRTSIAWTRLMPDGEHVNPEAVAFYRDYFKRLKAANITPIINLFHFDMPWWLMEKGGWENRESVTAFARYAKTAFELFGDLVDRWTTFNEPIVHIECGYLTGYHYPDIIDFKKAVQVGYHTLLAHAAAVAEFRKVKPDGQIGIILNITPAYAKSDAPADLAAKEKADLLLAKSFLEPTVLGQVPPALITLLAEHQLTPVTEVGDRDLLAANRVDFIGVNYYQPLRVQAPTNPHFPALTTDDLYENYVWPERRINPYRGWEIYPEALYDVAMMMKNDYQNIPWYVSENGMGVADEERFMAADGEIQDDYRIEFMQEHLRQLHKAIADGSSCFGYHTWTFNDCWSWLNGFRNRYGFFRVDLEHNAQRTMKKSGHWYRQLTENNGF, from the coding sequence ATGATCAAATTTCCAGAATATTTTATGTGGGGCGCAGCCACGTCAGCACCCCAATCAGAAGGCTATGCGCTTAATTATGGTAAGTCGGCCTCAACATGGGACAAATGGTTTGAAATGCACCCTGAGAAGTTTAATGGCGACCAGGGCCCTGATTCAGCCAGTGACACTTACCGATTGTACAAGGAAGACGTTCAAAATATGCAAAAGATTGGTTTGAATTCATTCAGGACCTCAATTGCTTGGACCCGCCTAATGCCAGACGGGGAACATGTTAATCCGGAAGCGGTCGCGTTTTACCGAGATTATTTTAAACGTTTGAAGGCTGCTAATATTACACCAATCATCAATTTATTCCATTTTGACATGCCTTGGTGGTTAATGGAAAAGGGCGGATGGGAAAACCGAGAATCAGTAACGGCCTTTGCGCGATATGCCAAAACGGCATTTGAATTATTTGGTGATTTGGTGGACCGTTGGACGACTTTTAATGAACCAATCGTTCATATTGAATGTGGTTATTTAACGGGTTACCATTATCCAGACATCATTGATTTCAAGAAGGCAGTTCAAGTAGGCTACCATACTTTGTTGGCGCACGCTGCGGCGGTTGCTGAATTTAGAAAAGTAAAACCAGACGGTCAAATTGGAATTATTCTCAATATTACACCAGCTTATGCGAAGAGTGATGCGCCAGCAGACTTGGCAGCTAAAGAAAAAGCGGATTTACTTTTGGCTAAGAGTTTCTTAGAACCAACAGTTTTAGGCCAGGTGCCACCTGCTTTGATAACGTTGTTGGCGGAACACCAATTGACGCCTGTTACTGAAGTCGGTGACCGAGATTTATTAGCGGCTAACCGTGTTGATTTCATTGGTGTTAATTATTACCAACCATTGCGAGTACAGGCACCAACCAATCCACACTTCCCGGCGTTGACGACCGATGACCTCTATGAGAATTACGTCTGGCCAGAACGGCGAATTAATCCATATCGTGGCTGGGAAATCTATCCAGAAGCCTTGTATGATGTTGCGATGATGATGAAGAACGACTATCAGAATATTCCATGGTATGTTTCTGAAAACGGCATGGGTGTCGCAGATGAAGAACGGTTTATGGCTGCAGACGGTGAGATTCAAGATGACTATCGGATTGAATTTATGCAGGAACATTTACGCCAATTACACAAAGCGATTGCAGATGGTAGTAGTTGCTTTGGCTACCATACTTGGACGTTTAATGATTGTTGGTCTTGGTTAAACGGGTTTAGAAATCGCTATGGTTTCTTCCGGGTTGATCTGGAGCATAATGCACAACGGACTATGAAGAAAAGTGGTCATTGGTATCGTCAATTAACGGAAAATAATGGGTTCTAA
- a CDS encoding glucose-6-phosphate isomerase yields MAHISFDASRLDKFVQSNELAEMQAMVNAADSQLREGTGAGNDFRGFLDLPVNYDKDEFARIKEAAAKIKSDSEIFVAIGIGGSYLGAKAAIDFLNNTFYNMLPAEQRDFPQVLFAGNSISSSYLSDLVNLIGDRDFSINVISKSGTTTEPSIAFRVLKDKLIKKYGKEEAKGRIYATTDRAKGALKTESDAEGYAEFVVPDDIGGRFSVLTAVGLLPIAVAGGDIDQLMKGAADARLEYTDTDVTKNDAYKYAALRNILYRKGYTTELLENYEPTLQYFSEWWKQLMGESEGKDQKGIYPSSANFSTDLHSLGQYIQEGRRNLMETVVNVEKPNSDIDIPADEQNLDGLGYLEGHTMDFVNKKAYQGVVLAHTDGGVPVMTVNIPDQTAYTLGYMITFFELAVSISGYLNGINPFNQPGVEAYKKNMFALLGKPGFEELGKELNERL; encoded by the coding sequence ATGGCACATATTTCATTTGATGCATCACGTTTGGACAAATTTGTTCAATCAAACGAACTTGCAGAAATGCAAGCAATGGTTAATGCTGCAGATTCACAATTACGTGAAGGAACTGGCGCAGGCAACGATTTTCGTGGCTTCTTAGATTTACCAGTTAATTACGACAAAGACGAATTTGCACGTATTAAAGAAGCTGCTGCTAAGATTAAGAGCGATTCAGAAATCTTCGTTGCAATTGGTATCGGTGGTTCATACCTCGGCGCTAAAGCTGCAATTGATTTCTTAAACAACACGTTCTACAACATGTTACCAGCAGAACAACGCGATTTCCCACAAGTTTTATTCGCTGGGAACTCAATTAGTTCAAGCTACTTATCAGACTTAGTTAACTTGATCGGTGACCGCGATTTCTCAATCAACGTTATCTCAAAATCAGGGACAACAACGGAACCTTCAATTGCTTTCCGTGTCTTAAAAGATAAGTTAATCAAGAAATATGGTAAAGAAGAAGCTAAAGGCCGGATCTACGCAACAACTGACCGCGCTAAAGGTGCTTTGAAGACTGAATCAGATGCAGAAGGCTATGCAGAATTTGTTGTGCCTGATGATATCGGTGGTCGTTTCTCAGTATTAACAGCTGTTGGTTTATTACCAATTGCCGTTGCTGGTGGCGATATTGATCAATTAATGAAGGGTGCCGCTGACGCACGCTTAGAATATACAGATACAGACGTTACTAAGAATGATGCATACAAATATGCTGCATTACGTAACATCTTATACCGTAAGGGTTACACAACTGAATTATTAGAAAATTACGAACCAACATTGCAATACTTCTCAGAATGGTGGAAGCAATTGATGGGCGAATCTGAAGGTAAAGACCAAAAAGGTATCTACCCTTCAAGCGCTAACTTCTCAACTGACTTACATTCATTAGGTCAATACATTCAAGAAGGTCGTCGTAACTTGATGGAAACTGTTGTTAACGTTGAAAAACCTAACAGCGACATTGACATCCCAGCCGACGAACAAAACTTAGATGGTTTAGGTTACTTAGAAGGCCACACAATGGACTTCGTTAACAAGAAAGCTTACCAAGGTGTTGTTTTAGCACATACTGATGGTGGCGTTCCTGTTATGACCGTTAATATTCCTGATCAAACAGCCTACACATTAGGTTACATGATCACATTCTTCGAATTAGCAGTTTCAATCTCAGGTTACTTAAATGGTATTAACCCATTCAACCAACCTGGTGTTGAAGCTTACAAGAAGAACATGTTTGCATTACTTGGCAAACCTGGCTTCGAAGAACTTGGCAAAGAATTAAATGAACGTCTATAA
- a CDS encoding universal stress protein → MLEYHNILVGLDGSELADKALKQAIEVAKRNHAKLFIAQIIPDEVSVSTSITYPASSLDAERKSTKLYLEEKAQEAKDQGVEEVQTIFKVGSPRRELAVTIPQEANIDLTIVGVSGKGAIERLLIGSVAQFISIHSTTNVLLVK, encoded by the coding sequence ATGTTAGAATATCATAATATTTTAGTTGGATTAGACGGTTCAGAATTAGCTGATAAGGCGCTTAAACAGGCGATTGAAGTGGCTAAACGTAATCATGCCAAACTTTTTATTGCTCAGATTATTCCGGATGAAGTCTCTGTCAGCACAAGTATCACATACCCCGCTTCTTCTCTAGATGCTGAACGCAAATCAACGAAACTCTATTTGGAAGAAAAAGCACAAGAAGCCAAAGATCAAGGCGTTGAAGAGGTTCAAACAATCTTCAAGGTTGGCTCACCACGGCGTGAATTAGCCGTTACGATTCCTCAAGAAGCTAATATCGATCTAACCATTGTGGGTGTTAGTGGTAAGGGTGCTATTGAACGCCTTCTCATTGGATCAGTTGCGCAATTCATCAGTATCCATTCCACAACTAACGTCTTATTAGTTAAATAA
- a CDS encoding C39 family peptidase produces MVVGIGLFIVQSQLGNPLLKTQNAQSAQDITKKPKKVLLDIKPISQFPELPTGCEITAVAMLMSYKDVDLPKTAIPELIPYTDTGDMESGFWGNPFDDSGYTMYPPAWADLFDQYLGSFTDLSDASVSTLKKTLDQQKTIVAWINYHGQPAHSVLIIGYDQDHFFFNDPYTGKRKTMTFKTFWKIASYQGHRAMTY; encoded by the coding sequence TTGGTCGTCGGCATTGGTTTGTTCATTGTCCAATCTCAATTAGGGAATCCACTATTAAAAACGCAAAACGCCCAGTCTGCACAAGATATCACTAAAAAACCGAAAAAAGTCCTATTAGATATCAAACCAATTTCACAGTTTCCAGAATTACCAACCGGCTGTGAAATTACCGCCGTCGCAATGCTGATGTCATACAAAGATGTTGATTTACCCAAAACAGCTATCCCGGAATTGATTCCCTACACAGACACCGGCGACATGGAATCCGGCTTTTGGGGTAATCCATTTGATGATTCTGGTTACACTATGTACCCACCCGCTTGGGCCGATTTATTCGATCAATATCTAGGTAGTTTTACCGACCTTTCCGACGCATCCGTTTCAACACTGAAGAAGACACTTGACCAACAAAAAACAATCGTCGCTTGGATTAATTACCACGGCCAACCTGCCCATTCAGTTTTAATTATCGGTTATGATCAAGATCATTTCTTTTTTAACGACCCTTACACGGGTAAACGTAAAACAATGACGTTTAAGACTTTCTGGAAAATTGCGAGTTATCAAGGGCACCGAGCAATGACCTATTAA
- a CDS encoding KUP/HAK/KT family potassium transporter encodes MKLATEKKTTRQKLSIAGMLITMGVVYGDIGTSPLYVMKSIVEGNGGIRNISQDFVVGSISLVFWTLMLMTTVKYVLIALRADNNGEGGIFALYTLIRKQAKWLVIPAIIGGATLLADGMLTPAVTVTTAIEGLKGLPINGNVLVSNQREVIILTVTILSVLFFIQKFGTDLIGKSFGPIMLIWFTFIGAIGVMNLMGDLTMLKALNPYYAIHLLFSPENKVGILILGSVFLATTGAEALYSDMGHVGRHNIYGSWPYIAACLVLNYFGQGVWLLQHKEVAAYQNMTDFNPFFEAMPAQLKIPAILLATVAAIIASQALISGSYTLVSEAIKLRLLPRIKVDYPAKLKGQLYISIVNWILWAVCLAVVFYFKNSAHMEAAYGLAITITMLMTTILLFHYLGRREKRWLLAYVVLLFFGAIETIFFIASAAKFMHGGYVTVLIAFVILFIMFVWYRSNSIKESNTFKSSTVSLLAYKRQLHDLRNETSLPLYTTNLVYLSKPQAEPRGKNMVKKNILYSILDKRPKRAQVYWFVAVNVTDEPYTAEYTVDTLGTDYIVSVQLYLGFKMEQKVNIFIRQIIHEMIHNGELPAQPQHYTTIPNREVGDFSFVIIQEDLSPETQIRAMDKVIVQIRLWLEKFTDTPASWFGLEYSDVFVERIPLVLGRQKAINKYHLKRRQEES; translated from the coding sequence ATGAAATTGGCAACAGAAAAGAAAACAACCCGGCAAAAATTGTCAATCGCTGGCATGTTAATTACGATGGGCGTTGTCTATGGCGATATTGGGACATCACCATTGTACGTGATGAAGTCCATTGTCGAGGGCAATGGCGGTATTCGTAATATTAGTCAGGATTTTGTGGTGGGGAGCATCTCACTTGTTTTCTGGACATTGATGTTAATGACAACGGTTAAATATGTATTAATCGCGCTGCGCGCCGATAACAACGGTGAAGGTGGTATTTTTGCATTGTATACGTTAATCCGTAAACAAGCTAAGTGGCTCGTGATACCAGCGATTATTGGCGGGGCGACGTTATTAGCTGACGGGATGTTGACGCCAGCTGTGACGGTCACAACTGCGATTGAAGGACTGAAGGGATTGCCGATTAATGGCAATGTTTTGGTTTCCAACCAACGTGAAGTGATTATTTTAACTGTCACAATTTTATCAGTACTCTTTTTTATTCAGAAGTTCGGAACCGATTTGATTGGTAAATCATTCGGGCCAATTATGTTGATTTGGTTTACATTTATTGGTGCGATTGGCGTTATGAATTTAATGGGGGATTTAACAATGCTTAAAGCATTGAATCCTTACTACGCAATTCATCTCCTATTTAGTCCTGAAAATAAGGTTGGGATTCTAATATTAGGTAGTGTCTTCTTGGCAACCACTGGTGCCGAAGCGCTCTATTCTGACATGGGTCACGTTGGCCGGCATAATATCTATGGTAGCTGGCCTTATATTGCCGCTTGTTTGGTCCTTAATTATTTTGGACAGGGTGTTTGGTTATTACAGCACAAAGAAGTTGCCGCTTATCAGAATATGACAGATTTCAACCCATTCTTTGAAGCGATGCCGGCACAATTGAAAATTCCAGCGATTCTTTTAGCGACAGTGGCCGCAATTATTGCGTCACAAGCTCTAATTTCAGGGTCATATACGTTAGTTTCTGAAGCGATTAAGTTACGGTTATTGCCACGGATTAAAGTTGATTATCCCGCTAAATTAAAAGGGCAACTCTATATTTCAATTGTGAACTGGATCTTATGGGCAGTTTGTTTAGCGGTTGTTTTCTATTTTAAGAACTCAGCTCATATGGAAGCAGCCTACGGTTTAGCAATTACGATTACAATGTTAATGACGACGATTCTCTTGTTCCATTATTTGGGACGGCGCGAGAAGCGGTGGCTCTTGGCTTATGTCGTATTACTATTCTTTGGCGCAATTGAAACGATCTTCTTTATCGCAAGTGCCGCTAAATTTATGCATGGTGGTTATGTGACAGTTTTAATCGCCTTTGTCATTTTATTCATCATGTTTGTTTGGTATCGAAGTAATTCGATTAAGGAAAGTAATACCTTTAAATCAAGTACAGTGTCACTATTAGCGTATAAACGCCAACTACATGACCTACGGAATGAAACGTCATTACCATTGTATACAACAAACTTAGTTTATCTTTCAAAACCTCAGGCAGAACCCCGGGGCAAGAATATGGTGAAAAAGAATATCCTCTATTCAATATTGGATAAACGGCCTAAGCGTGCTCAGGTTTATTGGTTTGTTGCTGTGAATGTGACGGATGAGCCTTACACTGCAGAGTACACGGTTGATACATTAGGTACGGATTACATTGTCAGTGTCCAATTGTATTTAGGCTTTAAGATGGAACAAAAAGTAAATATCTTTATTCGCCAAATCATCCATGAAATGATTCATAATGGTGAATTACCAGCACAACCACAACATTACACGACAATTCCTAATCGAGAAGTTGGTGACTTCTCGTTTGTGATCATTCAAGAGGACTTATCACCTGAAACACAAATTAGAGCAATGGACAAAGTCATTGTTCAAATTCGTTTATGGTTAGAGAAGTTTACAGATACACCAGCATCTTGGTTTGGATTAGAATATAGTGATGTCTTTGTCGAACGAATTCCGTTAGTTTTAGGACGCCAAAAAGCAATTAATAAGTACCATTTGAAGCGTCGACAAGAAGAATCTTAA
- a CDS encoding LysM peptidoglycan-binding domain-containing protein translates to MKSLKTLLFSATLSTAATAGLLFASNGHADAATNYTVVSGDTLSSISQKFAGNGSLIEKIANANKIANKNLIYVGETLTIDEETQTVTVAPATTQAATTTPVATQQTTQATTTPVATQQPVQKAATQTQPVQQQTTTTPVVKQQQTTTTTTTTNTTTNSAKEWIANKESGGSYSASNGQFVGRYQLSSSYLNGDYSASNQERVADQYVTSRYGSWEGAKSFWLANGWY, encoded by the coding sequence ATGAAATCACTTAAAACACTTTTATTCAGCGCTACATTATCAACTGCCGCAACTGCAGGTCTTTTATTCGCAAGTAACGGCCATGCCGATGCAGCTACGAACTACACGGTTGTCAGCGGTGATACATTATCATCAATCTCACAAAAATTTGCTGGTAACGGCAGCTTGATCGAAAAAATCGCTAACGCTAATAAAATTGCTAACAAGAACTTAATCTATGTTGGCGAAACATTAACAATCGACGAAGAAACACAAACTGTTACGGTAGCACCTGCTACAACACAAGCAGCTACAACAACACCAGTGGCAACGCAACAAACAACACAAGCGACAACAACACCTGTTGCTACACAACAACCTGTTCAAAAAGCAGCAACACAAACACAACCCGTTCAACAACAAACAACAACAACGCCAGTTGTTAAACAACAACAAACAACAACTACTACGACAACTACAAACACAACAACTAACTCAGCTAAAGAATGGATTGCCAACAAAGAATCAGGTGGTTCATACTCAGCAAGTAACGGTCAATTCGTTGGTCGTTACCAATTATCAAGCTCATACTTAAATGGTGACTACTCAGCAAGTAACCAAGAACGTGTTGCAGACCAATATGTAACAAGCCGTTATGGTTCATGGGAAGGCGCAAAGAGCTTCTGGTTAGCAAACGGTTGGTATTAA
- a CDS encoding MIP/aquaporin family protein, which translates to MDASLTTRLAAEFIGTAIMIIFGNGAVANVELKGTKGFSSDWFLIAFGYGCGVMIPAVMFGSISGNHLNPAVTLSFAVMGLFPWENVLPYIIVQFLGAMVGQLLLVAAYKPYYDRTTNQEGILGSFVTIDAAHSRMNGFVNEFLGTFILVFGALAIGAGKFGAAGHIVVGLLVMTLVASLGGPTGPALNPARDLGPRLVHMLTPLKNKGDSQWSYAWVPVVAPIIGAICGAGIYQIIFA; encoded by the coding sequence GTGGATGCTTCTTTGACAACCCGTTTGGCTGCCGAATTTATTGGAACTGCAATTATGATTATTTTTGGTAACGGGGCAGTAGCCAACGTTGAATTAAAAGGAACAAAAGGTTTTAGTAGTGATTGGTTTTTAATCGCTTTTGGATATGGTTGTGGGGTTATGATTCCCGCCGTTATGTTTGGTAGCATTTCTGGTAACCATCTTAATCCAGCTGTTACATTAAGTTTTGCAGTGATGGGCTTATTCCCATGGGAAAACGTATTACCATACATCATTGTTCAATTCTTAGGCGCAATGGTTGGCCAATTATTATTGGTTGCAGCTTACAAACCATATTACGATCGCACAACAAACCAAGAAGGTATCTTAGGATCATTCGTTACAATTGATGCTGCTCATAGCCGTATGAATGGTTTCGTAAACGAATTCCTTGGTACATTTATCTTAGTTTTCGGTGCTTTAGCAATCGGTGCTGGTAAGTTTGGCGCTGCCGGACATATCGTTGTTGGTTTATTGGTTATGACATTAGTGGCTTCATTAGGTGGCCCAACAGGTCCTGCCTTGAACCCAGCTCGTGATTTAGGCCCACGTTTGGTGCACATGTTGACACCACTTAAGAACAAAGGCGACTCACAATGGAGTTATGCTTGGGTACCAGTCGTTGCACCAATTATTGGCGCAATCTGTGGTGCAGGAATCTATCAAATTATTTTTGCATAA
- a CDS encoding flavodoxin family protein has protein sequence MKVLGILGSHQRDGVNGQLLQAVLAGVGPEDDVSTIFLNDFQILPDTGQPNPVLDQLEQQSLAADVWVLVAPTYWGAMSGVMKNFLDCMRGRLVRFNHVGDALPDRFKGKSYVTISSCYASGLEEFVTGMTDGTFRTFDKVLSAAGLLKIREVVQTSSFGLKTLSMKKRTECQRIGAGLHHKAKRTDDTVKRYGQLFGMVACATLITMLLQQLVNIVLPVTQFWANYVSFVLIFFILLASVLRFFTVVKHRRH, from the coding sequence ATGAAAGTATTAGGTATATTAGGTAGTCACCAACGCGATGGCGTTAATGGCCAGCTATTACAAGCCGTTTTAGCAGGTGTGGGTCCCGAAGATGATGTCTCAACTATTTTTCTAAACGATTTCCAAATTTTACCGGACACGGGGCAACCAAATCCGGTGTTAGATCAACTTGAACAACAATCGTTAGCAGCTGATGTGTGGGTATTAGTTGCGCCTACTTATTGGGGCGCGATGTCTGGTGTCATGAAAAACTTCTTAGATTGTATGCGAGGCCGCCTAGTACGCTTTAATCACGTAGGAGACGCTTTGCCAGATCGTTTTAAAGGAAAAAGTTACGTGACTATCAGTAGTTGCTATGCAAGCGGGCTAGAAGAGTTTGTGACCGGTATGACTGATGGGACTTTTAGAACTTTTGATAAGGTGCTTAGTGCAGCCGGACTGCTGAAGATTCGAGAAGTTGTTCAAACTAGCTCATTTGGATTAAAGACATTATCTATGAAAAAACGCACTGAGTGTCAGCGAATCGGCGCTGGCCTTCATCATAAAGCAAAAAGGACGGATGATACCGTGAAACGTTATGGACAGTTATTTGGCATGGTTGCCTGTGCCACGTTGATTACTATGTTATTACAACAGCTCGTTAATATTGTGTTACCAGTAACCCAGTTTTGGGCGAATTACGTCTCGTTTGTATTGATTTTCTTTATCTTACTGGCAAGCGTACTCCGCTTTTTCACAGTGGTTAAACATAGAAGACATTAG
- a CDS encoding LysM peptidoglycan-binding domain-containing protein codes for MKSLKTLLFSATLSTAATAGLLFASNGHADAATNYTVVSGDTLSSISQKFAGNGSLIEKIANANKIANKNLIYVGETLTIDEETQTVTVAPATTQAATTTPVATQQTTQATTTPVATQQPVQKAATQTQPVQQQATTTPVVKQQQTTTTTTTTNTTTSTTNSAKEWIANKESGGSYSASNGQFVGRYQLSSSYLNGDYSASNQERVADQYVTSRYGSWEGAKSFWLANGWY; via the coding sequence ATGAAATCACTTAAAACACTTTTATTCAGCGCTACATTATCAACTGCCGCAACTGCAGGTCTTTTATTCGCAAGTAACGGCCATGCCGATGCAGCTACGAACTACACGGTTGTCAGCGGTGATACATTATCATCAATCTCACAAAAATTTGCTGGTAACGGCAGCTTGATCGAAAAAATCGCTAACGCTAATAAAATTGCTAACAAGAACTTAATCTATGTTGGCGAAACATTAACAATCGACGAAGAAACACAAACTGTTACGGTAGCACCTGCTACAACACAAGCAGCTACAACAACACCAGTGGCAACACAACAAACAACTCAAGCGACAACAACACCTGTTGCTACACAACAACCTGTTCAAAAAGCAGCAACACAAACACAACCCGTTCAACAACAAGCAACAACAACGCCAGTTGTTAAACAACAACAAACAACAACTACTACGACAACTACAAACACAACAACATCAACAACTAACTCAGCTAAAGAATGGATTGCCAACAAAGAATCAGGTGGTTCATACTCAGCAAGTAACGGTCAATTCGTTGGTCGTTACCAATTATCAAGCTCATACTTAAATGGTGACTACTCAGCAAGTAACCAAGAACGTGTTGCAGATCAATATGTAACAAGCCGTTATGGTTCATGGGAAGGCGCAAAGAGCTTCTGGTTAGCAAACGGTTGGTATTAA
- a CDS encoding Y-family DNA polymerase — translation MYDYTDEPRRIILMIDSKSFYASVESVKRGLNPLKSILVVMSTAKNAGSGLVLAASPRAKQLFGISNVTRATQVPVHDKRLIVAEPRMNLYIEENLKINRIFQRFTAEEDIQPYSIDESLLDITTSWHLFGQTPYEVARQIQLTVKKETGIYLTVGIGDNPLLAKLALDLEAKHNHSLIAEWHYEDVPDKLWPVTDLARVWSIGQRTATKLNQLQIHSMGDLAHTNPYDLKQKMGIIGSQLFAFSWGIDRAIVHQKHTPKERSYGNSQVLPRDYFLQTEIEVVIREIAEQVAARLRAHRKQACMISLGIGFSFSENESGVHSGFGRSLKIEPTNGNHEITTTAIQLFREQWQHQTIRHISLTCGQLIDDDVQQLDLFDPQLRHLKQHQLDQTVDEIRQKFGFSSLVKLSSKDKGATAIERAGLVGGHAGGNAYD, via the coding sequence ATGTATGATTATACTGATGAACCGCGACGAATTATATTGATGATTGATTCCAAATCATTTTACGCTTCTGTAGAATCAGTTAAGAGAGGGCTAAATCCGTTAAAATCGATTTTGGTGGTGATGTCAACTGCCAAAAACGCTGGCAGTGGCTTAGTGCTGGCAGCTAGTCCACGAGCTAAACAACTTTTTGGTATCAGTAATGTGACCCGAGCGACTCAAGTACCGGTCCATGATAAACGGCTGATTGTTGCGGAACCACGGATGAACCTTTATATAGAAGAAAATTTAAAAATTAATCGTATTTTTCAAAGATTCACGGCAGAAGAAGACATCCAACCGTATTCGATTGATGAATCATTGTTAGATATAACGACGAGTTGGCATCTTTTTGGTCAAACGCCTTATGAAGTAGCACGCCAGATTCAACTGACGGTGAAAAAAGAAACGGGGATTTATTTGACAGTCGGCATAGGCGATAATCCGCTACTTGCCAAACTCGCTTTGGACTTGGAAGCTAAACATAATCACAGTTTAATTGCGGAGTGGCACTATGAAGATGTGCCTGATAAGCTGTGGCCCGTAACGGATTTAGCGCGTGTCTGGTCAATAGGTCAGCGGACGGCGACGAAGTTAAATCAATTACAGATTCATTCGATGGGGGACTTAGCGCATACTAATCCATATGATTTAAAACAAAAGATGGGGATTATTGGCAGCCAATTATTTGCGTTTAGCTGGGGGATTGATCGCGCAATTGTCCATCAAAAACACACGCCCAAAGAGCGCTCCTATGGGAATAGTCAGGTACTACCACGTGATTATTTTTTACAAACGGAAATTGAAGTGGTTATCAGAGAAATCGCTGAACAGGTTGCTGCGCGGTTACGTGCGCATCGTAAACAGGCGTGTATGATTAGTTTGGGGATTGGCTTTTCTTTTTCTGAAAATGAAAGTGGTGTCCATTCAGGATTTGGACGATCATTGAAAATTGAACCGACTAATGGTAATCATGAAATTACCACAACAGCGATTCAATTATTTCGAGAGCAGTGGCAACATCAGACCATTCGCCATATTAGTCTGACTTGTGGCCAATTGATTGACGATGATGTACAACAGTTGGATTTATTCGATCCGCAATTGCGTCATTTAAAGCAACATCAATTAGATCAAACAGTTGACGAAATTCGACAGAAGTTTGGTTTTTCGTCTTTGGTTAAATTATCAAGTAAGGATAAGGGTGCAACCGCGATTGAACGGGCCGGACTTGTTGGTGGTCATGCGGGCGGCAATGCTTATGACTAA